The Syntrophorhabdales bacterium genome segment GTTGAGGTGTTGAATAAAGCGCGCGCACACGAGCTGCACGCCATTCACCAGTACATGAATCAGCACTACAATCTGGATAACATGGATTACGGAGACATGGCGGCCAAAGTCAAACTGATCGCAGTAGATGAAATGCGCCACGCAGAAATGTTCGCAGACCGCATCAAGGAATTGGATGGCGAGCCGACCGCAGAGCCTGCAGCGAAAACACAGCAGGGACAGAAGGTGGAAGTGGTGTTCCGATTCGACGCAGACCTCGAGGATGCGACCATTGTGTCCTATAACGAATACGCCATAATCTGCAAAGAAAATGGGGACCATATCAGCTCAAAGCTTTTCGAACTGATCATGGACGAAGA includes the following:
- a CDS encoding ferritin-like domain-containing protein — its product is MAQASREERRQKVVEVLNKARAHELHAIHQYMNQHYNLDNMDYGDMAAKVKLIAVDEMRHAEMFADRIKELDGEPTAEPAAKTQQGQKVEVVFRFDADLEDATIVSYNEYAIICKENGDHISSKLFELIMDEEQIHYNYFDNVDAHIKNLDGTYLAQIAGTPSATGL